GCCCTAGAAAATGTTGCTCCCATGATTGAAGTTCGTTCAAAAAGAGTGGGGGGAGCGACCTACCAGGTTCCCGTTCAGGTAAAAGACCACCGTAAAGAATCTTTGGCCACAAGGTGGATTATTACTGCAGCCCGTTCCAAAAAAGGGAAACCCATGCAAGAGAAGTTAGCTGAAGAACTCATGGCAGCGTATAAGCGTGAAGGGGCGGCTTTCAAGAAAAAAGAAGATACGCATCGCATGGCAGAAGCAAACAGAGCATTTGCGCACTTCGCGTGGTGAGATATGGGCGCAAGAATCTCGCCTCGCTCCGCAGCGCCATACCCACGGCCTGCCCGATGCTACGCTCTGGCGAGACTCTTGCGCTTTTGTAATGCAAAAGCAGTATGCCGAGACAATACCCTATTGAGAGAGTGCGCGATATTGGAATAATCGCCCACATTGACGCCGGGAAAACCACCACGACCGAGCGTATTTTGTTTTACACGGGTATTTCCCACAAGATAGGGGAGGTGCATGAAGGGGCAGCTATCATGGACTGGATGGAGCAAGAGAGGGAACGCGGCATTACCATTACCGCAGCCGCCACCACGTGCTTTTGGACTCCAACCTATGTGAAAGAGAAGAACAAAGAAAAGGAGGTTCGAATCAACATTATTGATACTCCGGGCCACATTGACTTTACCGTAGAGGTACAGCGCTCCTTGCGGGTGCTGGACGGTGCCATTGTCGTGTTTGACGGAGTGGCGGGGGTGGAACCCCAGTCAGAAACGGTGTGGCGCCAAGCCGACAAATTTGAGGTTCCCCGTATGTGTTTTATCAACAAGTTAGATCGCATGGGAGCTTCTTTTGAGAAAAGCTTTGGCTCCATTGTAGAAAAACTTACGCCAAATGCTGTAGCGGTGCAGATTCCTAATGGAGAAGAGGACCAATTCTCAAAGATAATCGACTTAATTTCAATGAAGGCATACTCGTTTACGGGGGACTTTGGGGAAACGGTCAAAGAGGAGGAAATTCCAGCAGATTTAAAAGAGAAGGCAAAAGTGTGGCGAGAAAAACTCATGGAAAAGGTAGCAGGAGAGGACGAGTCTTTAATGAATAGGTATCTTGCGGGAGAAGAAATACCGGCTCTAGATATAAAGAGAGTATTGCGCAAAGCCGCTTTGGCAAATAAGTTGATTCCCGTGTTTGTGGGTTCTTCTTTAAAAAACAAAGGTGTGCAGTTAATGCTTGACGGAGTGGTGGACTATCTGCCTTCTCCTCAAGATGTTCCTCCCATTAAAGGGATTGACCCGCGTTCCGGCCAGGAGATTGAACGCCACGCAATAGATACGGAACCCTTCTCTGCTCTTGCCTTCAAGATTGCAACCGATCCCTTTGTAGGTACCCTAACGTATTTTCGCGTGTACTCCGGTACTTTAAAAAAGGGCTCGTATGTGTATAACGCTACGACGGGCGTCAAAGAGAGGATTTCTCGTATCTTGAGAATGCATGCGAATGAAAGAGAAGAGGTGGAGGAGCTCTATGCGGGGGACATTGCTGCCACTGTGGGGCTTAAAAACACTTCCACGGGGCACACCTTGTCGGACGAAGCAAACCCCATCTTGCTTGAACAGATTACCTTTCCAGAGCCTGTTATTTCGGTTCGCATTGAACCTGCCACCAAAGCTGACCAGGAGAAAATGGGCATGGCGTTAAAACGTTTGTCGGACGAAGACCCAACCTTTAGGGTTTTAACAGACCAGGAGACCAAAGAGATCATTATCTCTGGCATGGGAGAGCTGCACTTGGAAATCATCGTAGACCGAATGAAAAGAGAGTTTAATGTTACAGCCAATGTTGGAAGACCTCAGGTTGCCTACAAGGAAACCATTAAGCAAGAAGCAGAAGCAGAAGAGAAGTATGTCAGGCAGTCTGGCGGTCGTGGGCAGTATGGTCACGTCGTTTTGAGCGTTGAGGCCAAGGAGCGGGGAGAGGGCTTTGAGTTTGTAAATAAGATTAAGGGCGGCGCTATTCCTCAAGAATACATTCCAGCCGTAGAAAAAGGAGTAAAAGAAGCCATGGACAAGGGAGTGATAGCTGGGTATCCTGTTATTGACTTGAAAGCAACGCTGCTTGACGGGTCTTTTCATGAGGTGGACTCTTCTGAGTTTGCCTTTAAGATTGCCGCCTCCATTGCCTTTCAGGCTGCAGCAAAGAAAGCTCATGCAGTGTTGCTGGAACCCGTAATGTCGCTTGAGGTAATAATACCCTCTAATTTTCTTGGAGACGTAATTGGAGATTTGTCAGCAAGAAGAGGAAGGATTGAAGAGACAAAAGACCGGGGAAACCTCAAGGTGATAGATGTCAAGATTCCTTTATCTGAGATGTTTGGGTATGCCACCAACGTGAGGTCCTTGACCGAAGGAAGAGGAACCTTTACCATGGAGTTCAACACGTATGAGGAGGTGCCGGGGAATATAGCAAATGAAATTATTGAAGGCAAGCGCAGATAAAAGAACTATGGACTTGGAAGAATTAAAACGCATACTGCAAAAAGATAAGGGAAAGATTATCATTGTTGAAAACGGAAAGCCCGTGATGATAATTCTCCCCTACGAAAATCAGGACTTGCATCATAGCCAAGAGGAGGCAGTTGAACCTCCTTTGGAGGAAGAAGAGATGGGGCCTGTTCCTGGGGAGTTGACAATTGACGATTTGCCGCTATAATTGGAACATTGTCAATTAACGAGCAGTAGCGAGTATAATTGGAACATTGTCAATTAACGAGCAGTAGCGAGTATAATTGGAACATTGTCAATTAACGAGCAGTAGCGAGTATAATTGATAATTGCAATACTTAAGTAATAAATAAGAATTGATCGAAGAATACACATATGGCAGAAAAGTTTGAGCGAACAAAGCCCCACGTCAATGTTGGTACCATTGGTCACGTTGACCACGGAAAAACCACGTTGTCAGCGGCCATCCTGCATAGTTTGAAGTTGGCAGGAAAGAACGTGACCGAGAAATCGATTGACCAGATTGACGCTGCTCCAGAAGAAAAACAGCGGGGTATTACCATTAACATCGCGCACTTGGAGTATGAGACCGACAAGCGCCACTATGCACACATTGACGCTCCAGGCCATGCAGACTATATCAAGAACATGATTACGGGAGCAGCCCAGATGGATGGCGCCATTTTGGTGGTTTCAGCTCCAGACGGCCCCATGCCTCAGACCAGAGAGCACATTCTTTTAGCCAGGCAAGTGGGAATTCCGTCTATTATTGTTTTTTTGAACAAGATTGATATGGTGGATGACCCAGAAATTGCAGATTTGGTAGAATCTGAGGTCAGAGAGCTTTTAAAAAAGTATAACTACCCAGGAGATGATGTTCCTGTAATTCGGGGTTCTGCTCTAAAGGCATTGGAGGCAACTTCCGTGGACGACGAAGCAATAAAACCCATCTTGGAACTCATGAACAAGGTGGATGAATACATTCCAGAGCCTGTTCGAGAGATAGACAAGCCATTTTTAATGGCAGTAGAAGATGTCTTTTCGATTGAAGGGCGAGGAACCGTAGCTACGGGAAGAATTGAGCGTGGCATTGTGAAGTCCAACGAAGAAGTTGAGCTGGTTGGCATTAAGCCCACCTCAAAAACCGTTGTTGTGTCTGTAGAAATGTTTAACAAGTCTTTAGATGAAGGACGAGCCGGTGATAACGTTGGTATTCTTTTGCGAGGAACCAAGAAAGAAGAGATTGAACGAGGTCAGGTGTTAGCAAAGCCAGGATCCGTAACACCCCACACCGAGTTTGAGGCCGAGGTGTATGTTTTGGCCAAAGAGGAAGGTGGAAGACACACCCCATTCTTTAAGGGGTACAAACCGCAGTTCTACTTTAGAACTACAGATGTAACCGGCGACGTTGAACTTCCAGAGGGGACCGAAATGGTAATGCCTGGAGATACCGTGAACTTTAAGGTAAAACTCTTGGTGCCAATTGCCATGGAAGAAAAGCAGAGATTTGCCATCAGGGAGGGTGGAAAGACCGTGGGAGCAGGAGTTGTGATCAAGATTCTCAACTAACCATCCCTCGTTCCTCACGCCCCGTACCTTTTATGCCTCCGACAAAGCAAAAAGCAGAAAAACTCTTGCCATTGCAGCAAAAGCTGAGAATAAAGATCTCAGCCTACGACCATAAGGTCATTGACGCTTCCTCAAAGCAGATCATTGATACTGTTCTCAGATATGGATGCGAGGCAGTAGGTCCTGTTCCCTTGCCAACGGAAATTAAGAAGTATACGGTGAATCGCTCTTCTTTTGTGCATAAGGACTCAAGGGAACAGTTTGAGATGAGGGTGCACAAGAGAATCATAGACATTCTCAACCCCAGCCAGAAGGTGATTGAGGCCTTAACCAGTCTCAACCTTCCTGCCGGCGTTGACATCGAAATCAAAATGTAGCTAGAGAATTGCACTCATCCTAAATGTAATTAAGGAATCCTTAGTTTCATTTAGGAGATATGTGCAAGAATCAGTACTGCTTAAACGAGATTTAAGCAAACCAAAGAATCGCCAAACAGGCGGTTTTTTGGTAGAATAAAAATATGAAGCTAGAGAACAAAACCGCATTAATAACTGGGGGTT
The Patescibacteria group bacterium DNA segment above includes these coding regions:
- the rpsG gene encoding 30S ribosomal protein S7 — its product is MPRGKFQKRVPNPDLKYSNATVAKFVNHIMMRGKKAVARKIVYGAFDIVKEKTKKDPVEVFERALENVAPMIEVRSKRVGGATYQVPVQVKDHRKESLATRWIITAARSKKGKPMQEKLAEELMAAYKREGAAFKKKEDTHRMAEANRAFAHFAW
- the fusA gene encoding elongation factor G — translated: MPRQYPIERVRDIGIIAHIDAGKTTTTERILFYTGISHKIGEVHEGAAIMDWMEQERERGITITAAATTCFWTPTYVKEKNKEKEVRINIIDTPGHIDFTVEVQRSLRVLDGAIVVFDGVAGVEPQSETVWRQADKFEVPRMCFINKLDRMGASFEKSFGSIVEKLTPNAVAVQIPNGEEDQFSKIIDLISMKAYSFTGDFGETVKEEEIPADLKEKAKVWREKLMEKVAGEDESLMNRYLAGEEIPALDIKRVLRKAALANKLIPVFVGSSLKNKGVQLMLDGVVDYLPSPQDVPPIKGIDPRSGQEIERHAIDTEPFSALAFKIATDPFVGTLTYFRVYSGTLKKGSYVYNATTGVKERISRILRMHANEREEVEELYAGDIAATVGLKNTSTGHTLSDEANPILLEQITFPEPVISVRIEPATKADQEKMGMALKRLSDEDPTFRVLTDQETKEIIISGMGELHLEIIVDRMKREFNVTANVGRPQVAYKETIKQEAEAEEKYVRQSGGRGQYGHVVLSVEAKERGEGFEFVNKIKGGAIPQEYIPAVEKGVKEAMDKGVIAGYPVIDLKATLLDGSFHEVDSSEFAFKIAASIAFQAAAKKAHAVLLEPVMSLEVIIPSNFLGDVIGDLSARRGRIEETKDRGNLKVIDVKIPLSEMFGYATNVRSLTEGRGTFTMEFNTYEEVPGNIANEIIEGKRR
- the tuf gene encoding elongation factor Tu, with the protein product MAEKFERTKPHVNVGTIGHVDHGKTTLSAAILHSLKLAGKNVTEKSIDQIDAAPEEKQRGITINIAHLEYETDKRHYAHIDAPGHADYIKNMITGAAQMDGAILVVSAPDGPMPQTREHILLARQVGIPSIIVFLNKIDMVDDPEIADLVESEVRELLKKYNYPGDDVPVIRGSALKALEATSVDDEAIKPILELMNKVDEYIPEPVREIDKPFLMAVEDVFSIEGRGTVATGRIERGIVKSNEEVELVGIKPTSKTVVVSVEMFNKSLDEGRAGDNVGILLRGTKKEEIERGQVLAKPGSVTPHTEFEAEVYVLAKEEGGRHTPFFKGYKPQFYFRTTDVTGDVELPEGTEMVMPGDTVNFKVKLLVPIAMEEKQRFAIREGGKTVGAGVVIKILN
- the rpsJ gene encoding 30S ribosomal protein S10, giving the protein MPPTKQKAEKLLPLQQKLRIKISAYDHKVIDASSKQIIDTVLRYGCEAVGPVPLPTEIKKYTVNRSSFVHKDSREQFEMRVHKRIIDILNPSQKVIEALTSLNLPAGVDIEIKM